Proteins encoded by one window of Aspergillus puulaauensis MK2 DNA, chromosome 4, nearly complete sequence:
- a CDS encoding putative mitochondrial ADP,ATP carrier protein (Ant) (COG:C;~EggNog:ENOG410PG5Y;~InterPro:IPR018108,IPR023395,IPR002067,IPR002113;~PFAM:PF00153;~TransMembrane:2 (i181-200o220-241i);~go_component: GO:0005743 - mitochondrial inner membrane [Evidence IEA];~go_function: GO:0005471 - ATP:ADP antiporter activity [Evidence IEA];~go_process: GO:0055085 - transmembrane transport [Evidence IEA];~go_process: GO:0140021 - mitochondrial ADP transmembrane transport [Evidence IEA];~go_process: GO:1990544 - mitochondrial ATP transmembrane transport [Evidence IEA]), producing the protein MASQSDKSVFGMPGFVVDFLMGGVSAAVSKTAAAPIERIKLLIQNQDEMLRAGRLDRKYNGIADCFRRTAASEGVVSLWRGNTANVIRYFPTQALNFAFRDTYKSMFAYKKERDGYAKWMAGNLASGGAAGATSLLFVYSLDYARTRLANDAKSAKGGGDRQFNGLVDVYKKTLASDGIAGLYRGFGPSVLGIIVYRGLYFGMYDSIKPVILVGPLEGSFLASFLLGWTVTTGAGIASYPLDTVRRRMMMTSGEAVKYNSSFDAFRQIVAREGTKSLFKGAGANILRGVAGAGVLSIYDQVQLILFGKKFK; encoded by the exons atggccagccagaGTGATAAGAGCGTTTTCGGCATGCCC GGATTCGTCGTTGACTTCCTGA TGGGTGGTGTTTCCGCTGCCGTCTCCaagactgctgctgcccccATCGAGCGTatcaagctcctcatccagaaccAG GATGAGATGCTTCGCGCTGGTCGTCTCGACCGCAAGTACAACGGTATCGCCGACTGTTTCCGTCGTACCGCTGCCTCCGAGGGTGTTGTCTCCCTCTGGAGAGGTAACACTGCCAACGTTATCCGTTACTTCCCCACCCAGGCTCTGAACTTCGCCTTCCGTGACACCTACAAGTCGATGTTCGCCTACAAGAAGGAGCGTGATGGCTACGCCAAGTGGATGGCTGGTAACCTTGCCTCCGGTGGT GCTGCTGGTGCcacttctcttctcttcgtctACTCTCTCGACTACGCCCGTACCCGTCTTGCCAACGACGCCAAGTCCGCcaagggtggtggtgaccGTCAATTCAACGGTCTCGTTGACGTCTACAAGAAGACCCTCGCTTCCGATGGTATTGCCGGTCTCTACCGTGGTTTCGGTCCCTCCGTTCTTGGTATCATTGTCTACCGTGGTCTGTACTTCGGTATGTACGACTCTATCAAGCCTGTTATCCTGGTTGGTCCTCTTGAGGGCTCTTTCCTCgcttccttccttctcggCTGGACTGTCACCACTGGTGCTGGTATCGCTTCTTACCCTCTTGACACCGTCCGTCGTCGTATGATGATGACCTCCGGTGAGGCCGTCAAGTAcaactcctccttcgacgCTTTCCGCCAGATCGTTGCCCGTGAGGGTACCAAGTCCCTCTTCAAGGGTGCTGGTGCTAACATCCTCCGTGGtgtcgctggtgctggtgtcCTGTCCATCTATGACCAGgtccagctcatcctcttcggcaaGAAGTTCAAATAG
- a CDS encoding uncharacterized protein (COG:S;~EggNog:ENOG410Q1MT): protein MATENNNPNPPSSNTDETDVPQTQPSAAPTSATSASTATAPSFSPIYATAQSSDMTALPTPGNLPGDPTPTTTAVPPPSSSSTSPPPPQPGAVPVPATAEETAPEMNHHQQDEAQPEAHPPAPAPAPKSGVAPTPAPEPTQALHPEPTPPSSTNPPTITAPPTYPPAPASAVTQVPTNTTGNINPNPTPTPRTASSYNYQPGSGYSYPSSYSYSPTPTQVQAQPQQPQYPNSTTTPYGSVYTPPVAGSTTLPLHNASGTGSGMGADPDAESGLWGSTKSWLQSAGNKLAEVEAEVWRRINEAHDK from the coding sequence ATGGCTACCGAAAATAACAATCCCAACCCCCCTTCGTCAAATACCGACGAGACGGATGTCCCTCAGACCCAGCCATCAGCTGCGCCTACTAGTGCTACCTCAGCATCAACCGCGACGGCTCCCTCCTTTTCTCCAATCTACGCGACAGCTCAATCCAGCGACATGACTGCCCTCCCTACACCAGGAAATCTTCCAGGCGACCCaacacccaccaccaccgctgTTCCACcaccttcctcatcctctacatcgccaccacctccccagccagGAGCCGTCCCTGTCCCAGCTACCGCAGAAGAAACCGCTCCTGAAATgaaccaccaccagcaagATGAAGCTCAACCTGAAGCTCACCCACCcgctccagccccagcaccaAAGTCCGGCGTCGCGCCTACACCCGCGCCGGAACCAACCCAAGCTCTACACCCAGAACCAACACCCCCGTCTTCGACAAACCCCCCAACCATAACCGCACCGCCTACCTaccccccagccccagccagTGCTGTGACACAAGTTCCCACAAACACCACCGGCAACATAAACCCGAACCCGACTCCAACGCCTCGAACGGCTTCCTCTTACAACTACCAACCAGGCTCGGGCTACAGCTACCCATCCAGCTACAGCTActcgccaaccccaacacaAGTCCAAGCGCAGCCACAACAGCCGCAGTATCCGAACTCGACGACTACCCCTTACGGATCTGTATATACGCCGCCTGTCGCGGGATCGACGACTCTCCCATTGCACAATGCGTCCGGTACCGGTTCGGGTATGGGTGCAGACCCAGACGCCGAGTCTGGACTGTGGGGGAGCACTAAGTCGTGGCTGCAGAGTGCGGGGAATAAGCttgcggaggtggaggcggaggtttggaggaggattaATGAGGCGCATGATAAATGA
- the STB3 gene encoding uncharacterized protein (COG:S;~EggNog:ENOG410PK59;~InterPro:IPR018818;~PFAM:PF10330), which yields MMATQTPTSSIAMALAGKTASVDIPKPRSGHLSAAHASRAGRSGMLPTPPNSISPNLAPHGFGARDASLLLSPPLAASHVDSDIDLGDAADQNNATGPSLEAAGAITPGMLAKYHLPEILLQHGPLAIRHVMGYLTTSVPGFSGIPPAKARRLVVAALEGRGSDDKGNASQRDVVYEKVGWGRWDARRRGDPSRDSQRHEMSPPSSLSDTFQRSMVIPRRDSLHPYAPSATGESAVFSFTETGFGGREDMLEHEADKMSLDGIDRDYCSSSPAPDDEIADEDWGEEDVTDEEDWAQIGAAELRARSMNGAGGFVNGRHPPQLHGGGPASSSLAKSAPRGVPIQQLGFSLPNSQERAAVEALLRLGSM from the coding sequence atgATGGCTACTCAGACTCCCActtccagcatcgccatggccCTTGCCGGCAAGACGGCCTCTGTTGATATCCCCAAACCGCGATCCGGTCACCTTTCTGCTGCCCACGCCTCTCGCGCCGGACGCTCTGGCATGCTCCCTACTCCTCCGAACTCCATCTCCCCCAACCTTGCTCCGCATGGTTTCGGCGCTCGCGACGCCAGCCTTCTCCTGTCACCTCCCCTCGCCGCATCGCACGTCGACTCGGATATCGACCTTGGCGACGCCGCGGACCAGAACAATGCGACTGGCCCTAGCCttgaggctgctggggcaATCACCCCAGGCATGCTAGCCAAGTATCATCTCCCTGAGATATTGCTGCAACACGGCCCCTTGGCTATCCGCCATGTTATGGGTTACTTGACAACATCTGTCCCTGGTTTCTCGGGGATCCCCCCTGCGAAAGCTAGGAGACTGGTCGTCGCCGCCCTGGAAGGTCGGGGGAGCGACGATAAGGGTAACGCGTCGCAACGCGATGTCGTTTACGAGAAGGTTGGATGGGGCCGCTGGGATGCCCGTCGTCGGGGTGATCCGTCGCGCGACTCACAGAGACACGAAATGTCGCCCCCGTCCAGCCTCTCTGATACATTCCAACGGAGCATGGTGATTCCAAGACGGGATAGCTTGCACCCATATGCTCCGAGCGCAACCGGTGAATCGGCTGTGTTCTCGTTCACCGAAACAGGATTTGGTGGACGCGAAGATATGCTAGAGCACGAAGCGGACAAGATGTCTCTAGATGGCATCGACCGCGActactgctcttcttcccctgctCCAGACGACGAAATCGCAGACGAAGATtggggcgaggaagatgtcacagacgaggaggactggGCGCAGATAGGCGCAGCTGAATTGCGCGCGCGCTCCATGAATGGCGCGGGTGGATTCGTGAATGGAAGACACCCGCCACAACTCCACGGCGGGGGACCcgcatcgtcttcgcttgCAAAATCGGCACCACGCGGTGTTCCCATTCAGCAACTTGGCTTCTCTCTTCCCAACAGCCAGGAGCGGGCTGCAGTCGAAGCTCTTTTGCGTCTTGGATCTATGTGA